The Phragmites australis chromosome 15, lpPhrAust1.1, whole genome shotgun sequence genome window below encodes:
- the LOC133892932 gene encoding putative cell wall protein: MAKSPSALLVLLVLAACLAQLGSAARPVPVPAAQQASSAEGVKRPDTLQEGTVMIPGIGRYEIGSHYIPDITGLDHSIPAAANGQFLPGADDTWVPNPGFEIPNPRPRSSAP; the protein is encoded by the coding sequence ATGGCCAAGTCACCGTCTGCTCTGCTCGTCCTGCTCGTTCTGGCCGCGTGCCTCGCCCAGCTGGGTTCCGCGGCGCGCCCCGTCCCGGTCCCGGCAGCGCAGCAGGCGTCGTCGGCGGAGGGCGTGAAGCGGCCGGACACACTGCAGGAGGGGACGGTGATGATCCCAGGGATCGGGCGCTACGAGATCGGCAGCCACTACATCCCGGACATCACTGGGCTCGACCACAgcatccccgccgccgccaacgGGCAGTTTCTCCCCGGCGCCGACGACACCTGGGTGCCCAACCCCGGCTTCGAGATCCCCAACCCCCGCCCCCGCTCCTCCGCTCCCTGA